Proteins encoded within one genomic window of Thunnus albacares chromosome 13, fThuAlb1.1, whole genome shotgun sequence:
- the chrne gene encoding acetylcholine receptor subunit epsilon, whose product MMAACRFWIFFGLVTILGTLVVQVQCNEESQLISHLFKNYNKNIRPVVHPEEKVQVQIRLTLTNLISLNEKEETLTTNVWIEIQWTDHRLVWNTSDYYGIDIIRVPYNTVWLPDIVLENNIDGNFDVAYYANVLISNNGWMYWLPPAIYRSTCSIEVTYFPFDYQNCTLVFRSQTYSANEVDLILAAGETGETIEWVDIDPEAFTENGEWAIVHRPARKMINTRYSPDDLDYQEIVFNLVIQRKPLFYIINVIMPCSLISSLVVLAYFLPAQAGGQKLTVSISVLLAQTVFLFLIAQKVPETSLSVPLIGKYLIFVMSVTTLIATNQIVVLNFSLRSPSTHTMSYTIKHLFLEMVPRFLGMSPLVDDNEETTEINGMRERRRSSFGLMQRAEEYVLKQPRSEMMFDKQRERHGLTQSIVDNIDISSTANLYKSLAQAAPEIKQCVDACNFIAESTRQQNDIGSEIESWVLIGKMIDKVCFWAAILLFIIGTVGIFLTGHFNRAPDFPFPGQNKKYVPS is encoded by the exons TGCAGTGTAATGAGGAGTCACAGCTGATCAGCCACTTGTTCAAAAACTACAACAAGAATATTCGCCCGGTGGTCCATCCTGAAGAAAAGGTGCAGGTTCAGATCAGGCTGACCCTCACCAACCTTATCTCCCTG aatgaaaAGGAGGAGACTCTTACGACCAATGTGTGGATTGAGATT CAATGGACTGATCATCGCCTTGTCTGGAACACATCTGACTATTATGGCATTGATATTATTCGCGTCCCGTACAACACTGTTTGGCTCCCTGACATTGTCCTTGAAAACAA CATTGATGGCAATTTTGATGTGGCTTACTATGCCAACGTGTTGATCAGCAACAATGGTTGGATGTACTGGCTGCCTCCCGCTATCTATCGCAGCACTTGTTCCATTGAGGTCACCTACTTCccatttgattatcaaaactgCACTCTAGTATTCAG ATCCCAGACATACAGTGCCAATGAAGTGGACCTCATTTTGGCTGCTGGAGAAACAGGCGAGACTATTGAATGGGTGGACATCGACCCTGAGGCTTTCACAG AGAACGGTGAATGGGCCATTGTCCATCGTCCAGCCAGGAAGATGATCAACACACGGTATTCCCCAGATGACCTGGACTATCAGGAGATCGTGTTCAATCTGGTCATCCAGAGAAAGCCCCTCTTCTACATCATCAATGTCATCATGCCCTGCTCCCTCATCTCGTCACTGGTCGTATTGGCCTACTTCCTACCTGCACAAG CTGGGGGACAGAAGTTGACTGTGTCCATCTCTGTTTTACTGGCTCAGactgtcttcctcttccttaTTGCTCAGAAGGTTCCTGAgacatctctctctgtccctctcatcGGCaa GTACTTGATCTTTGTTATGTCTGTCACCACTCTCATCGCTACCAATCAAATTGTCGTGCTGAACTTCTCCCTGCGCAGCCCCAGCACTCACACCATGTCGTATACCATCAAACAT TTGTTCCTGGAGATGGTGCCTCGCTTCCTAGGCATGTCCCCACTAGTGGATGACAATGAGGAGACAACAGAGATAAATGGAATGAGGGAGCGGCGGCGAAGCTCCTTTGGCCTcatgcagagagcagaggaatATGTGCTCAAACAACCTCGCAGTGAAATGATGTTTGACAAGCAAAGAGAGAGGCATGGTCTCACGCAATCGATTG TGGATAATATAGATATCAGCAGCACAGCCAACCTCTATAAGAGTTTGGCCCAAGCTGCACCTGAGATCAAGCAATGTGTAGATGCCTGCAACTTCATTGCTGAGAGTACGAGACAACAAAATGACATTGGATCT gAAATTGAAAGCTGGGTACTGATTGGGAAGATGATTGACAAGGTATGTTTCTGGGCTGCCattctcctcttcatcatcgGCACAGTGGGGATCTTCCTAACGGGACATTTCAACCGGGCACCAGATTTCCCATTTCCTGGTCAGAACAAAAAATATGTCCCGAgttaa